TCCCATTAATAGCTGTTACAGGAGAACAAGGAAAAGTTGGTGCATTAGCTGCTCTTGGACTATATAACGATGTAGAAGAAGCAGTAAAAGTTTATGATAAAAAATAAACTTTCTTTTTTTATTTTTTTATAATAGTATTAAATTCTAAAAACTTACCTTCTTTTGAATTTAAAAAGTATTTAACTGAACTTGTTGTTTCGTTTGAGATTTCAATTTCAATTTTATGGCCATTTGTATCAAATGAATATGTTTGATTTGAAAATGTTCCATTTGCAAATTTAAGCTCTCCAATGACAACGTTATTATAGGAAACCAAATAAGTGTTATTATCTTCAAAACAACCTATAATTGGCTTAAATGATTCATTGTCAATGCTAACTTTGAAAATATGGGCATTATTGTTAAGGTCAGTTATTTCAAAATTATCTGAAAGAGAAATGTTATTTATTTCACCGACATTATGATAAGCAATAGATTTATCGAATAATGTATTTAGACGGCTATTCTGAATTGAATCCCCATCATGAACATTGAAAAATTGTTTTACTTCCATTGGGAGTCTTATTGTATAATCTTCATCTGGCCTAGGTTGATCAATAATATAGGAATTCTTATTTATATTAATTAAATCTCCATGTGAAAGACCTAATGTATCTAAGGCATCAGAAGGAACCCTAATAATATTGGATTCATTTTCAATAGCTGAATCGATGGAAAATGGTCCCCTAACTGCGATTTTATTGTCATTATCAGAAAATATAATAAGATTTCTTGAAGTAGGCTCAATGGAAATTGATCCATTCTCGAATGTTGCAGCACCTAAAAATGTTGAAATCATTAAAACTAAAATAATGAGGGAGATAAGTACTGGAAAATGAATTTTAATAAATGATTTTATTAAATTACTTCTAGGAAGTCTCTTAAACATTGAAATAGATTTTGCAATAACCTTAATAAGGTAATATACAGTCAAAGCCATTCCAACAACTACAATAAAAACACCAATAGCCAATGGAATAAATTTTACAAAGAAAATAGTGAACAATCCCAAAATAATAAGGGACAATCCTACAATAAGCATCCTAATAAAGAATCCAATATCATCAATCATG
The genomic region above belongs to Methanobrevibacter sp. and contains:
- a CDS encoding glycosyltransferase codes for the protein MAWLFVLLTFFLAAFKSSDKIYQKVAVILPAFNEEENVKAVIDVISKVSYVDEIIVVDDGSTDGTAKVATDAGAIVISHEVNKGKGEAIKTGYNYTNADIIAFIDADISNLTKHKVDAIIRPILDGKTEITKTKFARASGRVTELTAKPLLNFFFPEISFEQPLSGQFAAKKSALKKINFEPDYGVDVGIVLDADVHGISIEEVDIGEIEHDMSPLSDLHIMANEVVRTIMDRANKYGRVVMIDDIGFFIRMLIVGLSLIILGLFTIFFVKFIPLAIGVFIVVVGMALTVYYLIKVIAKSISMFKRLPRSNLIKSFIKIHFPVLISLIILVLMISTFLGAATFENGSISIEPTSRNLIIFSDNDNKIAVRGPFSIDSAIENESNIIRVPSDALDTLGLSHGDLININKNSYIIDQPRPDEDYTIRLPMEVKQFFNVHDGDSIQNSRLNTLFDKSIAYHNVGEINNISLSDNFEITDLNNNAHIFKVSIDNESFKPIIGCFEDNNTYLVSYNNVVIGELKFANGTFSNQTYSFDTNGHKIEIEISNETTSSVKYFLNSKEGKFLEFNTIIKK